The segment GCAGCATTTTGCCCTAAATACCCCTCATCCGGCGCTACGCGCCACCTTCCCCCCAAGGGGTGAAGGCTTTCGCTCCGGGTCAAGCTACAAAAATTGATTTCCGTGAGTATCTGCTCCCGGTGCAGAGCCCGCCGCTGCAAAAAAACAGGACCCCGGAACAGCAAGGTACTTTTCATCCCTGCGGTCCCGGGGTCCGTCTTATGAGCTTTTGCAGTGCAGAAGCTCTTTTTTGTTTTACAGCGATCAGCCGCCCAGATAGGCGCTGCGCACGCGCTCGTTGGTCAGCAGTTCGGCACCGGTGCCATCCATGACCACACGGCCCGTCTCAAGGACGTAGGCGCGGTCTGCCACGGAAAGGGCCATCTGCGCGTTCTGCTCCACCAGCAGGATGGTCATGCCTTCCTTGTGCACATTCTGGATGATGTCGAAGATCTCCTGCACCAGCAGCGGCGAAAGGCCCATGGAGGGCTCGTCCAGCATCAGCATGGAGGCGTTGCTCATCAGGGCGCGGCCCATAGCCAGCATCTGCTGTTCGCCGCCGGACATGGTGCCAGCCAGCTGCTTGCGGCGCTCCTTCAGGCGGGGGAACAGCTCAAACACCTTTTCCTTGTTGGGGGCAATGGTGGAGTTGGGCTGGGTGTAGGCACCCATATCCAGATTTTCTTCCACGGTCATGTGCAGGAACACATGGCGGCCTTCCGGCACGTGGGCAAGGCCCGCTTCCACGATCTTGTGGGCGCGCATGCCCTTGATGCTGCTGCCCTTGTACAGGATGTCGCCGGTCTTGGGCTTCAGCAGGCCGGAAATGGTCTTCAGGGTGGTGGACTTGCCGGCACCGTTGGCACCGATCAGGGTGACGATCTCGCCCTGATTCACCTCGAAGGAGATGTCCTTGACGGCGTGGATGTTGCCGTAGTAAACGTTGATGTTATCGACCTTCAGTAACGTATCAGCCATGTGTCAGCCCTCCTTCTTGCCCAGATAGGCCTCAATGACCTGCGGGTTGTTGCGGATCTCATCCGGCGTGCCCTTGGCGATGATGCGGCCGAAGTTCAGCACGGCGATGCCTTCGCAGATGCCCATGACCAGACTCATGTCATGCTCGATCAGCAGCACGGCGATGTTGAACTCGTCGCGGATGCGGCGGATGGTCTCGGTCAGCTCTGCGGTCTCAGAGGGGTTCATACCGGCAGCAGGCTCGTCCAGCAGCAGCAGCTTCGGGCTGGTGGCCAGTGCACGCATGATCTCCAGACGGCGCTGTGCGCCGTAGGGCAGGCTGCCGGCCTGAACATTGGCAAGGTCTGCCATGTGGAAGATATCCAGCAGCTCCAGAGCACGTTCGGTGCACTTCTTCTCTTCCTTCCAGTAGTTGGGCAGGCGGATCAGGGAGGAGGCCAGATTGTACTTCATGGATTCATGCAGGCCCACCTTGATGTTGTCGATGACGCTCAGTTCCTTGAACAGGCGGATGTTCTGGAAGGTGCGGGCCACGCCCATGCGGTTGACCTGATAGGTCTTTTTGCCGGCGGTGGGCATGCCATCGATCAGGATGGAGCCGCGGGTGGGCTGGTAGACGTTGGTCAGCAGGTTGAACACGGTGGTCTTGCCGGCACCGTTGGGGCCGATCAGACCGGTGATCTCGTTGCGGCCGATCATCAGGTTGAAGCCGTCCACGGCGGTCAGACCGCCGAAGTCGATGCCCAGCTCACGCACGTCCAGAATGGGCTTTTTGTCCTTGTCGCGGTCGGTCAGGAAGCCGCCGGAGGGCACACTGTGTAACTTGGTCTGGAACTCACTCATGGTCTGCACCCTCCTTTGCTTTCTTGCGGAACAGCTCGCCGTTCATGATCTTTTCCACGATGCGGCTCATGGAGAAGTCATAGCTGCCGAGCAGTCCGCCCGGGCGGAAGATCATCATCAGGATCAGCACCAGCGAGTAGACCACCATGCGGTAGCTCTCAAAGCTGCGGGTAGCCTCGGGCAGGATGGTCAGCACGGTCGCGGACAGGATGGAGCCCAGCATGGAGCCCATGCCGCCCAGAACCACCATGACCAGAATCTCGATGGACTTCATAAAGCCGAAGGTGGAGGGGTCCAGAACGCCCAGATAGCAGGCGTACAGACCGCCGGCCAGACCGGCGAAGGCAGCCGAGAAGGCAAAGGCCATGACCTTATAATAAGTAGTCTGGATGCCGCAGCTCTCGGCAGCGATCTCGTTGTCGCGGATGGCCAGCACGGCGCGGCCATGACGGCTCTTCATCATGGCGTGGATGGCAAAGCAGGTGATGACCACGCACAGGAACACGTTCCAGTAGTTGGAATATTTGGGAATGTTCTTCAGGCCCTTGGCACCGTAGAACAGCTTGAAGCCCAGCACATCATCGATGTTGTTCAGGGTGATGCGGATGATCTCGCCAAAGCCCAGCGTCAGGATGGCCAGATAGTCACCGGTCAGGCGCAGGGCGGGAATGCCGATCAGCACGCCGAACAGCGCAGCCACGATGCAGGCCAGAACCAGACCCACGACAAAAGCGACGCCGGAGGGCAGATTGCTGTACTTGGTGAACAAAGCGCAGGTGTAGGCACCCACAGCCATGAAACCGGCATGGCCCAGCGGCAGCTGGCCCAGATAACCGGTGGCGATGTTCAGCGAGACAGCCAGAATGATGTTGATGCCCACGGTGAGCAGCACCTTGTTCTGGTAGGTGGACAGCACGTTCTGGGTGAGGAAGGACAGGCCCACGAACAGCAGAGCCACCAGCACGGCGTTCATCAGGTAGCGCACGGGCATTTTGAGCGTTTTGCGTTTGGTATTCATCTTCATGCCCTCCTTACACCTTTTCCTGAACCTTGCGGCCAAGGAAGCCGGTGGGCTTGACCAGCAGCACGATGATCAGGATCGCAAATGTGACGGCATCCTTCCATGCGGAAAGGCCGATGGCGGAAACAAAGCACTCGCACAGGCCGATGGCGATGCCGCCGATCATGGCACCGGGAATGGAGCCGATGCCGCCCAGAACGGCTGCAACGAAGGCCTTCAGGCCCAGCATGGAGCCCATGGTGGGGGTTGCCTGCGGGTAAGAGCAGCAGTACAGCACCGAGCCGATGCCGGCCAGAGCGGAACCCACCGCAAAGGTAAAGGAAATGGTGCTGTTGACATTGATGCCCATCAGGCGGGCAGCGTCCATATCCTCAGAGACGGCGCGCATGGCCTTGCCGAGCTTGGTCTTCTGCACCAGAAAGGTCAGCACCAGCATGGACAGCACCGTGACCAGCAGGGTGATGATGGAGGTGAGGCCCAGCGGCACCGAGCCGATGCGGAAGGTCTGGTTGGTGTAGTAGGCCGGAATGACCTTTGCACCGGAGCCCAGGATCAGCTCGGCGGCGTACTCCAGGAAGAAGGACACGCCGATGGCAGTGATCAGCAGGGAGATACGGGGCGCGCTGCGCAGCGGGGTGTAGGCGATCTTTTCGATCACGACACCCAGCAGCGTGCAGGTGATGATGGTGGCGCACACAGCGGTGACCGGGCCAAGGCCCAGCTGGTTCATCACGAACCAGGACATGTATGCACCAACCATGATGACATCGCCATGGGCAAAGTTCAGCAGCAGGATGATGCCGTACACCATGCTGTAACCCAGTGCGATCAGTGCATAGATGCTGCCAAGGGACAGGCCGTTGATCAGCTGGCTAAAAAACACTGTCATGGACTGATACTTCCTTTCTTTGCGGCGGAGGACCCGCCTTTTGGGATACACTTTTTTACCAAAAAAGCGGAGACAGCCGAGCAAAACCTGTTCCGGCGGTCTCCGCAATGGGTCATTTATTTCTGATTGCTGCCTTCATGCCGCACACCGGTGCGCAGGATCAAAGCAGATCAGAACATTTCCTTCAGAACGGGGGTTGCACCGTCGAAGCACAGGATAGCGGTCTGCTTGACGGGGTTGTGGTGCTCATCAAAGGTGAAGGTGCCGGTGATGCCATCGATGGTGCCGCCTGCGATGGCGTCGATGACGGCCTGCTTGTAGTCGTCATCGCCAGCAGCCAG is part of the Faecalibacterium sp. HTF-F genome and harbors:
- a CDS encoding ABC transporter ATP-binding protein, with the translated sequence MADTLLKVDNINVYYGNIHAVKDISFEVNQGEIVTLIGANGAGKSTTLKTISGLLKPKTGDILYKGSSIKGMRAHKIVEAGLAHVPEGRHVFLHMTVEENLDMGAYTQPNSTIAPNKEKVFELFPRLKERRKQLAGTMSGGEQQMLAMGRALMSNASMLMLDEPSMGLSPLLVQEIFDIIQNVHKEGMTILLVEQNAQMALSVADRAYVLETGRVVMDGTGAELLTNERVRSAYLGG
- a CDS encoding branched-chain amino acid ABC transporter permease produces the protein MTVFFSQLINGLSLGSIYALIALGYSMVYGIILLLNFAHGDVIMVGAYMSWFVMNQLGLGPVTAVCATIITCTLLGVVIEKIAYTPLRSAPRISLLITAIGVSFFLEYAAELILGSGAKVIPAYYTNQTFRIGSVPLGLTSIITLLVTVLSMLVLTFLVQKTKLGKAMRAVSEDMDAARLMGINVNSTISFTFAVGSALAGIGSVLYCCSYPQATPTMGSMLGLKAFVAAVLGGIGSIPGAMIGGIAIGLCECFVSAIGLSAWKDAVTFAILIIVLLVKPTGFLGRKVQEKV
- a CDS encoding ABC transporter ATP-binding protein, with product MSEFQTKLHSVPSGGFLTDRDKDKKPILDVRELGIDFGGLTAVDGFNLMIGRNEITGLIGPNGAGKTTVFNLLTNVYQPTRGSILIDGMPTAGKKTYQVNRMGVARTFQNIRLFKELSVIDNIKVGLHESMKYNLASSLIRLPNYWKEEKKCTERALELLDIFHMADLANVQAGSLPYGAQRRLEIMRALATSPKLLLLDEPAAGMNPSETAELTETIRRIRDEFNIAVLLIEHDMSLVMGICEGIAVLNFGRIIAKGTPDEIRNNPQVIEAYLGKKEG
- a CDS encoding branched-chain amino acid ABC transporter permease; protein product: MNTKRKTLKMPVRYLMNAVLVALLFVGLSFLTQNVLSTYQNKVLLTVGINIILAVSLNIATGYLGQLPLGHAGFMAVGAYTCALFTKYSNLPSGVAFVVGLVLACIVAALFGVLIGIPALRLTGDYLAILTLGFGEIIRITLNNIDDVLGFKLFYGAKGLKNIPKYSNYWNVFLCVVITCFAIHAMMKSRHGRAVLAIRDNEIAAESCGIQTTYYKVMAFAFSAAFAGLAGGLYACYLGVLDPSTFGFMKSIEILVMVVLGGMGSMLGSILSATVLTILPEATRSFESYRMVVYSLVLILMMIFRPGGLLGSYDFSMSRIVEKIMNGELFRKKAKEGADHE